GGAATCAGGGTCTGTGTCCCCCAACTGCCAAAGGGCGCATCCATGGTCAGGCGTGTGCCACGCAGGGCCCGGCCCCGCAAGCGGGTAAGATTGGTCTTCGCCGCGGTTTCGTCTATGAAAACCACGTATTCCGGCCGGTCTGCGATGGCTGGCAAGCGATGTGTAAACCAGTCGGTTCGCCGTTATATTACCCCGAGAAACTATCCCATCCGCAGCTTTGCATCCAGCGTGTCTAAAGCCAGCTGGAACACATGGTCATGCACCAGCGGGATCAGCGTCACATCGTCATTGGGAGATGCCACCCAATCCGCCGTCCAGACCGCCAGCGTGGAGTTATCTGCGGTGACCGGCCAGAGCCGCGCGCCCGCGTGATAGTTCATCCAGGGTTGCGGGCTCTTCAGGATGCGATAGCGAAACGCCCGATCGGTATCCGACAGCAGCGTCAGCTGCTCATGCAGCCGCCCTGGTCCGAACTGAAAATCACGCACGGCTGAGACCTGATCTGATGGCGCACCATCCAGCATCACCATTGCGCTGATGTCAGGATGCCAGCAATCCATGCCCGCGAAGTCGCGCATCTCTTGCCATACGTTATCGACCGGAACCGCCATCGGCGTCGAGACAAAGACCTTGGCCGGACGCCAGCCCTGCCAGAGGGGCTCATCGGTGGCAGGCAGATCTTTGACGAAAAGCTCCAGCGCCTCCAGCCCGGCGGCAAAGACAGCGTCGGAAATGAGCTCAACGTATTTGCCCTGATCTTCCGGAGCCTCGTCGAATTCCGCCCACCATTGCACATAGGTGCCACCGGTTTTCGTGACCGGGATCAGGTCGATCCCGGCACGGTAATCGGTGACAGGGAAGGCAGGGGTTTCGAAATTGTAGCTGAGGCCGTAGCGGCTATCGTCAAGCGACAGGAGTCGTTCGCGCACAAGCGTCCCGTCCTGCAGGTGGAAGGCGCGGATCACCCCGACCTGATCGGCGGGCGCGCCGGTTTCGATTTCACTGTCGCGGATCGCCGGATGCCATTTCGGCAAGCCATTGAAGTCCCGGACCACAGCCCAGACCACTCCTGTAGGCACATTGATGATCCGGCTGGCAAAGGCGCGTGCCATAGCAATTTCCTTATTTTCAGGGCTGGTTCAGAACGTCAGAGATTTGAAACGCCGGGTCTGGTCAACCAGCGCCAGTTCTGCCGGCAACCGCTCCATCGAGCTGGCACCATAAAAGCCGTTGATCCCGGGCGCGTTGCGCAACACATATTCCGCATCCGAGGGCGACGAGATCGGTCCGCCGTGGCAAAGCACCAACACATCCTTGCGCACCACCCGTGCAGCCTCGGCCCATTCCGTGATGTCACGCACACAATCATCCAGCGTGCGCGCGGTCTCGGCCCCG
The Paracoccus alcaliphilus DNA segment above includes these coding regions:
- a CDS encoding SRPBCC family protein, whose amino-acid sequence is MARAFASRIINVPTGVVWAVVRDFNGLPKWHPAIRDSEIETGAPADQVGVIRAFHLQDGTLVRERLLSLDDSRYGLSYNFETPAFPVTDYRAGIDLIPVTKTGGTYVQWWAEFDEAPEDQGKYVELISDAVFAAGLEALELFVKDLPATDEPLWQGWRPAKVFVSTPMAVPVDNVWQEMRDFAGMDCWHPDISAMVMLDGAPSDQVSAVRDFQFGPGRLHEQLTLLSDTDRAFRYRILKSPQPWMNYHAGARLWPVTADNSTLAVWTADWVASPNDDVTLIPLVHDHVFQLALDTLDAKLRMG